The Candidatus Dormiibacterota bacterium nucleotide sequence TCCAGGACCGTCACGCCCATGTGGACATGGAGTTCGACAGCGGCAGGGGGCCGATCCACGACACCGCCTCCGCGCAGATCCTCCCCACCAGCCAGGTCGGGCATCCGGTCATCGAGATCGACGACCCCGGCTACGGCAACGACCTGCTCAGCGACCGCACCCTGCCGCTGGCACGCAACCACATCCCCGTCTACGTCGACGACGTGGTCTCGGCGCTGAACGGCGACGACCGCACCGGGCTGCAGACCATCATGCGCGAGCTGGGCACCGCGAGCACGGGCCGCGGGCAGGACATCCGCGCCGTGGCCTCCGACACCCGGGCCTTCCTCGCCGCGCTCACGCCGATCTCGCAGCAGCTCTCCACCGACAGCGCGCACATCGCCGGCATCCTCGACCACAGCCACGCGGTGATGGGGCAGCTCGCCCAGTCGAACATGGACGCCCTGGTCGGCGAGCTCGGCCGTCTCGGCGGGACCGTCGCGGCCCAGGAGCCCCACCTCGGTGGCACCCTGCGCGCGGCCAGCGCCGACCTCGCCACCGTCCGCGACATGCTGCAGGGGAACGAGGACAGCGCTCTGCGGGCGCTCACCGGCCTCCCGCCGGCGATCGCCGCGGTCGAGAGGACGGTCGCGGACTTCACGCCGCTGCTCGAGAGGGCCCTGGTCCCCAACCAGGCGGACATCGTCCAGCTCATCACCGAGCTGCAGCAGAGCTTCGCGCGCACCGGGTCGGACGGGCAGAACTTCCTGAAGGTCGCGGTCGCCGGCAACAACATCCGCAGCTTCCTGGGCGGCACCGGCCACGGGCCGGGGGGCTTCGGGTCCGGCTCCGGCGCGGCGGCGCCGGCACCGCCCGCGAGCCCCGACACCCTGCTGTCCATCCTGTTCGGAGGCTGAGGTGACCCGCCCCGCGACCGCGGCCGGCCCCCCCTCCGTCGAGTCGCTGCGGTGGACGCTGGCGCTGTGGGGCACGGCGACCTACCCGTTCGCGGCACTGGTCATCGCGCTCACCGTCGGCCACGGCAAGCAGCTGCTCCGGGCCCTCGCCTACGTGCTGGCGACACCCGAGCCGGTCTCCGTGTGCATGGGCTACGGGGTCGGCTACCTCATCGTCCAGTACCGCGTCCGCACCCCCAACCCGAGCTTCATGCAGTCACAGGTCTTCGCGGCCTGCGCCTTCGCGGGGATGGTCGTCACGGTTGGCGTCCTCCACCTGCTCGTGCCCGGCGGCACCCCGCTGGCGGTGTCCTTCGGCCTGGTCATCGCGCTCAAGATCGCGGCCGGATCGGTGGCCGCAGCCCTCCTCTATCCCTGGCTCTCCCACCGGCGCTCGCCGTCGCAGCGCTACCGGCCGCTCGCATCGCGGCGTGTCACCGGCGACGCCCCGGCGGACGTCCCCGACCCGCACCACTGAGGATCAGGAATGGCCGCTCCATCGAGCCGTCGACGCAGCATCACCCGCACCCACGAGCGCATCTCCCAGCTGGGCTGGGAGGCGACCTACGAGACGCCGGTGGCGAAGCATCCCACCCGCTATCGCTTCCCGCACCGGGCCAAGGACCCGATGAAGCACATCATGCGCGAGTACCTCCCGATGGAGCTGGAGAAGGACGAGCGCGTCTACGGCGGCCACGACGCGGCGGTGCGCGCCGAGATGCCGGCGAAGGCCGAGCTCCGGTGGCAGGAGATCCTCAAGCCCTTCGTGTCGGTGACCAACTTCGCGGAGATCGGCGCGGGACGGTGCATGTCGATGCTCATCGACGCGGTGCCGAACAACGAGCTCCGCAACGGCTACCACGTGCAGTTCGTCGACGAGGTGCGGCACACCGGCATGCAGATGTCGCTGGCGCGCTGGTACGCGAAGCACTCCCCGGATCCCGCCGGCTGGAACATCGCCAACTCGGCGCTGCCGAGCACCCCGCTGACGTCGGCCGGCCTGAACATGCTCTCGCACTTCATGGTCGGCGACCCCATCCAGTGCGCCTTCACGCTCCAGGTCGTCGCCGAGACCGCGTTCACCAACGTGGCCTTCGTCGCGCTGCCCGACGTGGCGGCGCGCAACGGCGACTTCACGCTGCCCACCACCTACCTGTCGGTGCAGTCGGACGAGGCGCGCCACATCTCGAACGGCTACGCCACCCTGCTCACCGTCCTCCAGGACGACCACAACGCACCGCTGATCGAGCGCGACCTTCAGCAGGCGTGGTGGATCAACCACGCGTTCCTCGACACCTTCAGCGGCGGGATCATGGAGTACTTCTCGCGGTCGCGAACCGACCACGAGTCGTACCTCGACAAGTGGGACCGGTGGGTGCGGGACGACTGGTATCGCGCCTACGTCCTCAAGCTCGGCAAGCTGGGGCTGAACCTGTCGCCCGAGATCTTCGAGAACGCCCGCGAGCGGATCGTCAAGGGCCTCGTCCACAAGAACGTCATGCTGGCGTTCGCCGCCTGGCCGCTGCACTTCTGGCGCTTCGACCCGCTCGACGAGCGCGACTTCGAGTGGCTCGAGAACCGGTACCCGGGCTGGTACGACGACTACGGCGCCTTCTGGGAGATGTACCGGGAGGCGAAAAACCCCCAGGACCGCACCCTGCTGCTGTCGTTCCTCAACCTGTCCCCCCCCTTCTGCTGGACCTGCATGGTGCCCTGCGTGCTCGACGAGGACATGTGCCATCGCGTGGTGGATGAGCGCACCCGCTTCTACTGCTCGAAGTGGTGCTCGTGGCTCGACGAGTCCAACCCCGGCCGCTACACCGGCGACCGCAACTTCTTCGATCGCTACCACGGCTGGGAGCTCTCGGAGGTGGTCCGGGACCTGGGCTTCGTGCGCGCCGACGGGAAGACGCTGGTCGGCCAGCCCCACCTCGAGGACGAGAACCGCTGGACCCTCGACGACATCCGGGCATGTGAGCTCGAGATCAGGAGCCCGAACATCCGCGTGGCTCAGGAGATGGGCCTGCCCAGCGGCGACTGGCACGCCGCCGCGATGGCGGATCGCGCCATCGGGGCCGGTGCGCGCCCCGCGGTGCGGCCGTCCGCCAACGGAACGGCGCACGCCTGACCGGGAGCGGGACATGTCCCCACGCGTCGTGTTCGAGCCGATCGCCGAGGAGATCGAGTGTGAGGAGGACGAGTCGGTCCTCGACGCCGCCTTCCGTCAGGGACTCAACCTCGCGCACGGCTGCCGTGAGGGCCAGTGCTCGGCGTGCAAGTCGTATCTGCTCCAGGGCGAGGTGTCACTGAGGCGGTACTCGAGCTTCGCCCTCTCCGACTCGGAGGAGGCGAACGGCTACACGCTGCTCTGCCGGGCGATGCCCGACGAGGACCTCGTCGTCGAGCTCCTCCACTACGACCCCGACAACTACCGCCTCGAGAACCCGATCCGCGACGTCCGCACCACGGTCGTCGCGGTCGAGCCGCTCACCCACGACATCCGCCGCCTCCTCCTCCGGATCGTCGAGCCGGAGGACTTCGCCTTCGTCCCCGGCCAGTACGTCGACGTCCACGTTCCCGGAACCGAGCTGCGGCGCGCGTTCTCCATGGCCAACGTGCCCGGCGATGGGCACCTCGAGCTCATCGTCAAGAGGTACCCGGGCGGCCGCTTCTCGGGCATGCTCGACGGCGAGCTCGCGACCGGCGACGAGCTGAGCGTCACCGGCCCGTACGGCGCCTTCCACCTGCGTCGCGGCGAGCGGCCGATCCTCCTCGTCGCGGGCGGCTCGGGGATGGCTCCGGTGCTCGCACTGCTCCGGCAGCTCGCCTCCCAGGGCAGCACCCGCACCACCCGCTTCCTCTATGGGGCGCGCACCCGCCCCGACCTGTTCCACCTCGACCTGGTCGAGGAGCTGGGCGCGTCGCTCGTCGACTTCCGCTTCACGCCGGTGCTCTCCCACGCGTCCCCGGAGGACGCGTGGGAGGGCGAGCAGGGGCTTGTGCACGAGGCGGTCGGGCGCTGCCTGGCCTCCGGCGAGCTGGAGGACCCGGAGATCTACATGTGCGGCCCCCCGCCGATGATCGACGCGGTCACCGAGCTCGTCGTCGACGGCCACGGGATCGCCCCGGACCGCATCCACTTCGACAGCTTCACGACCTCGGCCGACGCCGGGGCCGCCACCGGCAGTGCGCTGCCGCAGCGATGAGAGGAGGCACCGACGTGTCCACCCCGGCTCCCCCCGTGAAGTCCCTCGGCGACGGCATCCCGGCACCGGGCGGTGGCGGCGAGGAGGGACGCACCTTCCAGTGGTTCACCCCCCGCAGGCGCCGCGCCAGCCTGTACGAGGACGTCACGATCGACACCCAGCCGTCGATCCACCGCCACATCACGCGGGGCTGGCCGCTGAGCTTCGAGGACGGTCGGGGCATGTGGTGGGAGAGCTCCACCGCGCTCCGCTGCGTCGACTGGTACGACTTCCGCGATCCCGGCGAGACCTGGGAGCGCCCCTACTACCAGCAGGGCGCCGGCTACGAGCGGCAGATCGAGGGGGCCCTCGCCGGCGCCGCCGCCGACCACCTCTTCGAGGACTTCAGCCCGGAGTGGGTCGACTTCCTGCGCGCCCACCTGCAGGTGCCGGCGTTCGTCGAGCATGGCCTCTGGCTGGCCTCGGCGAGCCTGGCCCGCGACTGCCTCTCCGACAGCCTGACTCACTGCCTCGCCCTCCACGCCGCGATGAAGCAGCGCTCCGCCCAGGCGGTGGTGCTCTACGCGATGGACCTGGAGCCGCACCTCGGCGAGTTCCCGATCGAGACCGCCCGCGAGCGCTGGCTGAAGGACGAGGCCTGGCAGCCCTCCCGCCGCTACGTGGAGCGGCTCGCCAACGTCCGGGACTGGGGAGAGCTGATCGTCGCCGCCAACGCCTGCTTCGAGCCCACCGTCGTGACCCTGCTCCGCCGCGAGCTGGGGATCCGGGCGGCCACCGCCCACGGCGACACCGTCACCCCGGTGGTCGCCCGCGCCGCCACCACGGAGTGGCAGTGGACCCGTGCCTGGACCGTCGAGTTCCTGCGCTTCGTCACCGAGGACCGGGAGCACGGGGAGCACAACCGCGAACTGGTCGAGGGCTGGGTCGCCCGGTGGATGCCGGACGCGACCGCGGCGGCGCTCGCCCTGGGCGCGATCGCGGGCGGCCTGTCCAACACGGTGCCCTTCGAATCCTCGCTGCGGAGCCTCCGCCAGACCGTCGCCGAGGTCTTCACCGAGGCCGGGCTTGCCGGCCTGGCGCCGGCGGCCGGATGAGCGACGCAGACGAGCGGTTCGACTTCGTCGGCATCGTGATGTCGAAGAGCGCCGAGGGCGATGCGGTGGTCTCCGCGCTGCGGAAGAAGGAGGGCGTCCAGGTCATCGAGCAGCCGTCCTTCTGGGACGTGCGCGCCCGGGACCGGCTCGTCATCGACTACGACGAGGTGAGCGAGGAGCTGGGCTTCGAGATCGACGGCTACGCGATCCAGCACGAGATGTCCACCCACTACGGGCGGATGATCGCCACCGACGACGCGCTGATGCTGTTCTCCGATCCGACCGAGGTGATGGAGCACCTCATGGGATGAGGGCGGGGGCCTCCACCGGCCTCAGGCACAGACCGCGGCCCATGGGCGCCGCCTCGCTCCTCGGCCCCGCGATGGTGGCGGCGATCGCCTACGTGGACCCGGGGAACATCGCCACCACCGCGGTGGCGGGCTCGACGCGCGGGTTCCAATTGGCCGGCGTCGTCCTCGGCGCCAGCCTGCTGGGCATCCCCGTCCAGGCGCTCGCGGCCAAGGTCGCCCTCGCCACCGGCGGAGACCTCGCCGGCGTCTGCGGCCGTGAGCTCCCCGGCATCGCGCGGGTGCTGCTCTGGGCGGTCGCCGAGGTCATGGTCATGGCCACCGACGTCGCCGAGGTGGTCGGCGCCAGCCTCGGCCTCTCCCTGCTGCTCGGCATCGGCATGCTCCAGGCCGGCGCGCTCACCGCCACGGCGAGCGTCGCGCTGCTGGCGCTGCGACGCCATCGCCCCCGCTGGTTCGAGGCGGCGATGGGGATGACGATCGTCATGCTCGGCGCCCTGTCGGTGCAGCAGCTGCTCCTCGCCGGTCACCCCGCCACCCAGGCGATGCCGGTCGGTGGCGGCGCGGCGGTGCCCGGCCTCGCCTTCCTCGCCGCGGGGATCATCGGCGCCACGGTGATGCCGCACGCCATCTTCCTGCAGAGCGCCCTGATCACCGCCCGGGCGCGCCACCGCCCACCGCACTCGCCCGGGGCCGCGTACCGGCGGGCGTGGGTCGATACCGGGATGGCGCTGGGCGCGGCCGGGCTGGTCAACGTGCTCATGCTGGTGGTCGCCGCCGTCGCCCTCCACGGCAGCGGCGCGCCGGTGGCCGGCCTGCCCGAGTTCTGGCAGCGCCTGCGCGACCTCGCCGGCCCGATGGCGGGACATCTCTTCGCCGTCGCGCTGGTCGTCTCCGGGCTCGCGTCGGCCTCGGTCGGCACGCTCGCCGGTGAGGTCGTCATGGCGGGGCTGCTTCGGCGCCGGGTGCGCCCCATGGCGCGCCGGCTGGTGACCCTCCTGCCGTCGCTCGCAGTGCTCGCCGCCGGCGTTCCGGCGACGCCCGCGCTCCTCGGCAGCCAGGTGGTGCTCAGCCTCACGCTGCCGTGTGCGCTGGTCCCGCTGATCTGGGTGACGCACAGCCGGCGCCTGATGGGCGACCTCGCCAACCGCCGCGTCACCACCGTCGCGGCCGCGGCGGGGAGCGCCGTGGTGGTCTCTGTCGCCGTGTGGGCGGTCCTGGGGGGATGACTCGCCGTGGCGTCACCTCAACCGGCGGGATCGCGGGTGAAAAGGAGGGTGGGTACGCGGCGGCGCCGTCGCTACCATCGTCACCGTGGCTGCCCCGGACAGGATCGAAGCACGTGGGGGACGTCTGTGATGAGGATCGGGATACCTGCATCCAGGCTGCTCGGCTGGATCTGCGTCGGCGTCGGTGTGGTCATGGCCGCGATGCCGTTCGCCGGTCCGCTCGTGGGGGTGCCCTTCGACGGGCTGCCGGCCCTGGCCTGGAGCGTGCACCGGGGCCTGCTGCACGTGCTCCCCGGTGAGCTCACCATCGCCCTGGGTGGGCTGCTGCTGTGGCGTCCGCCGTCGCTGGGACGCCGCTCGTCGGCGGCGGTGGCCGCGGGCCTGGTCGCGGTGGGCATCTGGGACACGGCCGGTCCCTGGATCTACGGCCTGTTCACGCCCCACGCCCGCCAGTCCGGGCTGATGTTCCTCGGCATCCCGCAGTTCGGCGGCTTCTCCTCCGCCCACCAGATGGTGGTGAAGGCGTTCTGCCACTGGCTGCCGGGCACGGTCACCCTCGGCCTGGCGGTGGCCTGGATGGCGTACCTGGTCACGTCGCGGGTCGCGAGGCGTGGCGTCGCCACCTCCTGACGGCTCGGGGATTCACGCCGTCGCGGCGGCATCCCCGGACGACCCGGGGTCGATGCGCCGTGCGTCCCTGCACGCGCTGAGCCTCACCGGCCTCTGCTGGCCGTTCGCGAGCCTGGTGGTCGCTGCGGGCGTGGTCGCCACCGGCCGGTGGGACGGCGGATACGTGATCGCCCTGGCCCGCTTCATGGCGGACGAGGCGGGGGTGGGAAGCTGCTATGTCATGGTCGCGCTCGCCGGTGCGGTCGGCTACGCCCTGGCGCAGCAGCGCCACCCGGTGCTGCGCCAGGGGTTCGTGGAGTCGCAGATCTTCGCGGCCGTCATCTTCGGCGCGGCCACCGGTGCGGCCCTGCTCGCCCGCGCGGCGGTCACCGCCGCCGGGCTCGGGCTCGACTCTCCGCGATCGCTGCTGGTGCTCCTGCCCGTCAAGGTCGCGGCCGCGGCCGCTGCCGCGGCGTACGTCTACCCGCTCTACCTCCGCTACCGGTCCTCCGACCGTCGACCCTGAGCGGGCCGCTCCCGACGGTACCTGAATCTCCAGCAGCGGGCGCGACCGGTGGCCATTCACGGTTGTCATCGTGTCATCAGCGGCGCTTTTCGCCGGCAGCGCCCATCGTCCCCGCACATGAATCGATCGGTTCTTGTCATCGCCCCCGATGCCGTCCCGGGCGAGTGGCGCGTGTAGGATCGATTCCGACGTGATCGAGGAGTGTCGTCCGCGACCGAGCGATGCAGGGGCCACCGTGCGCGGAGACCGGCCGCCATCGCAGTTCACCGGGCTCCCGCCGCGCTGGGTGAAGGTGGTGGACCAGACGCGATGCATCGGATGCCACGCCTGCACCACCGCCTGCAAGTCGGAGAACGCGGTGCCGCTCTCCGTGACCCGAACCTACGTGAAGAGCGTCGACGTGGGGCTCTTCCCACAGGTCCGGCGCAGCTTCCAGGTGACCCGATGCAATCAGTGCGACGACGCGCCGTGCGTCGCCGCCTGCCCGACCGCGGCGATGTTCCAACGCGCTGACGGCATCGTCGACTTCGACAAGTCCGCGTGCATCGGCTGCAAGGCGTGCATGGCCGCGTGTCCGTATGACGCCATCTTCATCAACCCCGAGGATCACTCCGCGGAGAAGTGCAACCTCTGCGCTCACCGTCTGGACGTCGGCCTGGAGCCGGCCTGCGTGGTGGTGTGTCCCGTCGAGGCCATCCTCGTCGGCGACATCAACGATCCCGTCTCACGGGTGTCGGAGATCGTGCACCGCGACGCCGTCGCCGTGCGGCGGCCGGAGAAGGGCACCCGGCCCAAGCTCTTCTACAGGGGCGCCCACCAGGCGACCCTCGACCCGATCGCGGCCCGCCGCCCCAGCGGGGGCATCTTCGCCTGGAGCGAGCAGAGGGGTCCGGTGGTGTCGGGCCATCCAGGCGGTCACAACTCGTCGGCGTCGGCGGTTCTGTCGTACGACATCGGGCATGCGCTCCCCTGGGGCTGGCGCGTCAGCCTGTACACCTGGACCAAGGGTGTCGCCGCCGGCGCCTACCTGCTGCCACTCCTGCTGGTGTGGAGTGGCCGGCTCGCCGACTCCAGCCCGCTCTGGCGCTGGGCCGCCCCGATCGTGAGCGGGATGTTCCTCGCCATCACCGGGGTGCTGCTGATCTGGGACCTCAAGCATCCGCGGCGCTTCCACTACATCTTCCTGCGCCCGCAGTGGCGCAGCTGGCTGGTGCGCGGATCGTTCGTGATCGCCGCCTACAGCCTCGTCCTCGGGCTCGACGCAGTCGCCGGGATCGCGGGCAGCACGGCGATGGAGCGCACGCTCGCGATCGCCGGGGCGCCGCTGGCGGCGATGACCGCGATCTACACCGCGTACCTGTTCGCACAGGCGAGGGCTCGAGACCTGTGGCAGAGCCCGCTGCTCCCGCCGCATCTCCTCGTGCAGGCGCTGCTCGTCGGCGCAGCCGTGCTGCTGCCGGTGGCCGCCATCTGGGACGGGACGGCGGTGACCCCGCTGAGCTGGGTGCTCGCCGGCACCGCGGTCCTCCATCTGCTGCTCGTGGGCGGCGAGACGACGCTGAGCCACGGCACCGCCCACGCTCACCTCGCCGTCCACGAGATGACCCGGGGCCGCCAGGCGCGCTTCTTCTGGAGCGGGGTCGGTCTCATCGCCATCGCCCTGCTGGCGCCGGTCCTCGGCGTCGCCGCCGTCCCCTTCGCGGCGCTCGGGCTGCTCGCCCACGAGCACGCATTCGTCGAGGCCGGGCAGTCGGTTCCGCTCGCGTGAGGTGACCCGTATGGATCTGCGTCGCATCGCCGCGCGTGTCAGCGCCGCCCGACAGGACGTCGAGGCCCGGGGTGAGACCTTCTATCCCGGGCCCAGCCGTGTCCACCTCGCCGCGTACCCGCCCAGGGAGCGGTGGGACAACTGGGTGGAGCTGGAGTCGCGCGCCTGGCCGCGGCGCGAGGAGCACCGGTACATGCTGGTGCCGACCACCTGCTTCAACTGCGAATCGGCCTGCGGGCTGCTCGCCTACGTCGATCGCGACACCCTGCAGGTGCGCAAGTTCGAGGGCAACCCCGAGCATCCGGGATCGCGCGGCCGCAACTGCGCCAAGGGTCCCGCCACCCTCAACCAGGTCACCGATCCCGACCGCATCCTCCAGCCGCTGCGGCGGGCCGGGGCGCGGGGGGAGGGGCGGTGGGAGCAGGTCGGCTGGGACGAGGTGCTCGACGACATCGCCGGCCGGATCCGGACCGCGATCCTCGACGGCCGCAACAACGAGATCATGTACCACATCGGCCGCCCCGGTGAGGACGGCTACACCGAGCGCGTCCTCGCGGCCTGGGGCGTCGACGGTCACAACTCGCACACCAACATCTGCAGCAGCGGCGGCCGGGCGGGCTACCACTACTGGATGGGCATCGACCGCCCCAGCCCCGACCACGCCAACGCCCGCGTCATCCTGCTGATCAGCGCCCATCTCGAGGCGGGGCACTACTTCAACCCCCATGCGCAGCGGATCATGGAGGCGAAGGAGCGGGGTGCGAAGCTGGTCGTCGTCGACGTCCGTCTCTCCAACACGGCGACCCATGCCGACCACTGGCTGGCACCGCATCCGGGAAGCGAGGCGGCGATGCTGCTCGCCATCGCAAACCACATCATCCAGACGGGTGCCTACGACCGCGAGTTCGTGCGCCGCTGGTGGAACTGGCAGGAGTTCCTGACCCATGAGCACCCCGAGCTCGAGCCCACGTTCGAGATCTTCGAGCAGCGGCTGCGCCTGCTCTACGCGGACCATACCCTCGAGTCCGCCGCCGCGGAGTCCGGGCTCGACGCCGGCGTGCTCCGGCGGGTGGCGGAGCTGGTCGCCGGCGCGGGCACCCGGCTGTCCACCCACACCTGGCGATCGGCGACGGCGGGCAACCTGGGCGGCTGGCAGGTGTCACGCTGCCTCTTCCTGCTCAACGCGCTGCTCGGTGCGGTCGCCACCGAGGGCGGAACATATCCCAACACCTGGAACAAGTTCGTCCCCCGTCCGATCCACATGCCCCCCCACCCGCAGGGGTGGAACCAACTGACCTGGCCGGAGGAATTCCCGCTCTCCAACAACGAGATGTCCTTCCTGTTGCCGCAGTTCCTCAAGGACGGCCGGGGGACCCTCGACGTCTACTTCTCGCGCGTCTACAACCCGGTGTGGACGAACCCGGACGGCTTCAGCTGGATGGAGGTCCTCACCGACGAGCGCCTGGTCGGTCTCCACGTCGCGCTCACTCCGACCTGGAACGAGACCGCCTTCCTCGCCGACTACGTCCTGCCGATGGGCCATGCGTCCGAACGGCACGACCTCCACTCCTACGAGACCCACGACGCCCGCTGGCTGGGCTTCCGCCAGCCGGTGCTGCGGGCCGCGCGCGAGCGGCTTGGCGAGACCGTGAGCGACACCCGGGAGGTCAACCCGGGTGGGGTCTGGGAGGAGAACGAGTTCCTGATCGAGCTGAGCTGGCGGATCGACCCGGACGGCACCATGGGCATCCGCCGGCACTTCGAGTCGCGGCAGCACCCCGGGCAGAGGCTGGGCGTCGACGAGTACTACGCACACATCTTCGAGACGTCGGTCCCCGGCCTCCCCGAGAGGGCGGCGGCCGAGGGACGCACGCCGCTGCAGTACATGCGCCAGTACGGTGCCTTCGAGGTCGAGCGCGGCATCGGACCGCTGCACGAGCAGGAGGTGCCCGCGGCGGAGCTGGCCGACCTGCGCGTCTCGGACGGTGGCCGGGTCTACACCGGGGCGCCGAAGCCGGAGGCGGTGAACCTGGCGCCGGAGGGCGTTCCCGACGGTGACGGCGAGGGCCGGCGTCCGGTCGGGGTGCGGATCGACGGCCGCATCCTGCGGGGCTTCCCCACACCGAGCGGGCGGCTCGAGTTCTACTCCCGAACCCTGGCCGACTGGGGCTGGCCGGAGTACGCGATCCCCACGTACATCCGGAGCCACGTCCACCCGGGCCGGCTCGCACCCGACCAGGTGGTGCTGCTGTCCACCTTCCGCCTCCCGACCCAGATCCACACCCGCAGCGCCAACGCCAAGTGGCTCGACGAGATCGCCCACACCAACCCGCTCTGGCTGCACCCCGTCGACGGCGACCGGCTCGGGGGCATCGCGACCGGGGACCTGGTGCGGGTGGAGACCGAGATCGGGTATTTCGTTCTCAAGGCGTGGGTCACCGAGGGAATCCGGCCGGGCGTGGTTGCCTGCAGCCATCACATGGGCCGGTGGAAGGTGCAGGAACAGGGCGTGCGGGCGATGATGGCGACGGTCTCCCTCGACCACGAGGGCTCGAGCTGGGCGATGCGGCGCGTCGCCGGGGTCGGCCCCTACCGGTCGAGTGACCCGGACACCCGTCGCATCTGGTGGACGGACGTCGGCGTCCATCAGAACCTCACCTTCCCCGTGCACCCGGACCCGATCTCGGGGATGCACTGCTGGCACCAGGCTGTCCGGGTCCGCCGTGCCGAGGCCGGCGACCGGTACGGCGACATCAGCGTCGACACCGCCAGGTCACGGGACGTCTACCGTCGCTGGATGCAGGGCACCCGGGCGGCGTCCGGCCATTCGCCCGACGGCACCCGCCGGCCCCACTGGCTGATCCGGCCACTGCGGCCCGGACGTGACGGCTACCTCCTCCCCGACGCCGCCCGGCGCCGGCCGGTGCCGGACGGGGCGCCGTAGCGTGGAGCTGGTGAGGGCGCTGGCGACGCTGGTGGAGCCGCCCTCGGCGGATCGCCGCGCACTCGAGCATGCGCTCGGCCTGGCCGCGCCGCCCTCTGCCGAGGAGCACACCGACCTCTTCGTCCTGCAGCTGCCGCCCTACGCCTCGATCTACCTCGGCGAGGAGGGGATGATCGGAGGCGACGCACGCGACCGCGTCGCCGGGTTCTGGCGGGCGCTCCGTCTGCTCCCCCCCGCCGAGCCCGACCACCTCACGGCGCTCCTCGGCCTCTACGCCACCGTGGGCGAGCTCGCCGAGACCGAGACCGAGCCGGCGCGGCGTGTCCTCGCGGAGCGCGCGGGCGCGGCGCTCTTCTGGGAGCACCTGGCGAGCTGGCTCCCCGTCTACCTGCTGCGCGTCGGCGAACTCGGCGCCGGGCCCCACCGGCGGTGGGCGGCGCTGCTGGGGGCTGTCCTCGCAGCGGATGCGGAGCGGTGGGGACCGCCCGACTCCATCCCGGCGCACCTCCGTGAGAGCACCGCGCTGGTGGACGAGGACCTGGACCGCGAGCGCATCGTCCGCGCCGTGCTCAGCCCCGTGCGCAGCGGCCTTGTCCTCACCCGCGCCGACCTGGGGCGGGCGGCGCGCGACCTCGGCCTGGGGCTGCGCCTCGGAGAGCGTGCCTTCGTGGTGAGGACGCTCATCGACCAGGACGCCAGGTCCGTGGTGCGCTGGCTCGCCGGTGAGGCGCGGCGGCAGGCTGGAGGTCATCGTGGCCTCGCCGCGCCGCTGCAGCCGCTGGTGAGGCTGTGGCGGGAGCGCGCGGAGTCGTCCGCATGCCGGCTGCTGCGGCTGGTCGGGGACCGCACCGCATGAGGGCGGGCAGGGCACACCGCCGGAGCGGGAGCTGAATGTCATGCCAGCCGAGGACCGGCATGCCCGATCCCCTGCGGGTCCTGATCGCCGACGATCACCATGTCGTCCGACGTGGACTGGCCATGATCCTTCAGGTCGAGGCCGGCGTCGACGTCGTCGGTGAGGCGTGCAACGGCC carries:
- a CDS encoding MlaD family protein yields the protein MTLHPRLYRSLCIGAGLGVFVVAVIAITEVFVAALGLHVVPPIRAPYKISADFPDALGVRVGQQVMENGAVVGQVSGVEVQDRHAHVDMEFDSGRGPIHDTASAQILPTSQVGHPVIEIDDPGYGNDLLSDRTLPLARNHIPVYVDDVVSALNGDDRTGLQTIMRELGTASTGRGQDIRAVASDTRAFLAALTPISQQLSTDSAHIAGILDHSHAVMGQLAQSNMDALVGELGRLGGTVAAQEPHLGGTLRAASADLATVRDMLQGNEDSALRALTGLPPAIAAVERTVADFTPLLERALVPNQADIVQLITELQQSFARTGSDGQNFLKVAVAGNNIRSFLGGTGHGPGGFGSGSGAAAPAPPASPDTLLSILFGG
- a CDS encoding methane monooxygenase, which gives rise to MAAPSSRRRSITRTHERISQLGWEATYETPVAKHPTRYRFPHRAKDPMKHIMREYLPMELEKDERVYGGHDAAVRAEMPAKAELRWQEILKPFVSVTNFAEIGAGRCMSMLIDAVPNNELRNGYHVQFVDEVRHTGMQMSLARWYAKHSPDPAGWNIANSALPSTPLTSAGLNMLSHFMVGDPIQCAFTLQVVAETAFTNVAFVALPDVAARNGDFTLPTTYLSVQSDEARHISNGYATLLTVLQDDHNAPLIERDLQQAWWINHAFLDTFSGGIMEYFSRSRTDHESYLDKWDRWVRDDWYRAYVLKLGKLGLNLSPEIFENARERIVKGLVHKNVMLAFAAWPLHFWRFDPLDERDFEWLENRYPGWYDDYGAFWEMYREAKNPQDRTLLLSFLNLSPPFCWTCMVPCVLDEDMCHRVVDERTRFYCSKWCSWLDESNPGRYTGDRNFFDRYHGWELSEVVRDLGFVRADGKTLVGQPHLEDENRWTLDDIRACELEIRSPNIRVAQEMGLPSGDWHAAAMADRAIGAGARPAVRPSANGTAHA
- a CDS encoding 2Fe-2S iron-sulfur cluster binding domain-containing protein, with the protein product MSPRVVFEPIAEEIECEEDESVLDAAFRQGLNLAHGCREGQCSACKSYLLQGEVSLRRYSSFALSDSEEANGYTLLCRAMPDEDLVVELLHYDPDNYRLENPIRDVRTTVVAVEPLTHDIRRLLLRIVEPEDFAFVPGQYVDVHVPGTELRRAFSMANVPGDGHLELIVKRYPGGRFSGMLDGELATGDELSVTGPYGAFHLRRGERPILLVAGGSGMAPVLALLRQLASQGSTRTTRFLYGARTRPDLFHLDLVEELGASLVDFRFTPVLSHASPEDAWEGEQGLVHEAVGRCLASGELEDPEIYMCGPPPMIDAVTELVVDGHGIAPDRIHFDSFTTSADAGAATGSALPQR
- a CDS encoding MmoB/DmpM family protein: MSDADERFDFVGIVMSKSAEGDAVVSALRKKEGVQVIEQPSFWDVRARDRLVIDYDEVSEELGFEIDGYAIQHEMSTHYGRMIATDDALMLFSDPTEVMEHLMG
- a CDS encoding Nramp family divalent metal transporter, with translation MGAASLLGPAMVAAIAYVDPGNIATTAVAGSTRGFQLAGVVLGASLLGIPVQALAAKVALATGGDLAGVCGRELPGIARVLLWAVAEVMVMATDVAEVVGASLGLSLLLGIGMLQAGALTATASVALLALRRHRPRWFEAAMGMTIVMLGALSVQQLLLAGHPATQAMPVGGGAAVPGLAFLAAGIIGATVMPHAIFLQSALITARARHRPPHSPGAAYRRAWVDTGMALGAAGLVNVLMLVVAAVALHGSGAPVAGLPEFWQRLRDLAGPMAGHLFAVALVVSGLASASVGTLAGEVVMAGLLRRRVRPMARRLVTLLPSLAVLAAGVPATPALLGSQVVLSLTLPCALVPLIWVTHSRRLMGDLANRRVTTVAAAAGSAVVVSVAVWAVLGG